The Zingiber officinale cultivar Zhangliang chromosome 10A, Zo_v1.1, whole genome shotgun sequence genome contains a region encoding:
- the LOC122026677 gene encoding mucin-7-like, whose product MLRAYSSYVERQSFSILKVLSAELKQGLATSSRSGPSASQSVPSVPSASQSASPAPAQEEASSALPPDVAPIEDMATVEQVEEERAASPPSSKRIRLQRKRKKVTPATQASPPPLPSGRRSPAVSHSSEAQTDTPDRETALGPEVPILSPRTSVPTPDRAITPEQASFPA is encoded by the coding sequence ATGCTCCGAGCATATTCTTCATATGTAGAACGCCAATCTTTCTCCATTTTGAAAGTTTTAAGTGCGGAGCTTAAGCAGGGCTTGGCGACCTCTTCCCGGTCTGGTCCTTCTGCCTCGCAATCCGTCCCATCCGTCCCATCCGCCTCACAATCTGCTTCCCCAGCACCAGCCCAAGAGGAAGCTTCCTCGGCTCTCCCCCCGGATGTGGCTCCTATAGAAGACATGGCCACTGTAGAGCAGGTCGAGGAAGAGCGAGCCGCATCTCCCCCTTCATCCAAACGTATACGGCTCCAGCGCAAGAGGAAGAAGGTTACTCCAGCGACTCAGGCGTCACCTCCACCACTTCCTTCTGGCCGTCGCTCACCCGCCGTCTCTCATTCTTCGGAGGCCCAGACTGATACTCCTGACCGGGAGACGGCCCTGGGGCCAGAGGTTCCCATTCTGTCGCCACGAACATCAGTCCCAACACCTGATCGGGCTATAACTCCCGAGCAAGCCTCTTTTCCCGCTTAG